The proteins below come from a single Nitrospirota bacterium genomic window:
- a CDS encoding sensor histidine kinase translates to MTSLGFWTVGEICMRANPYGKSPTLDLSRIDFFEPFGTVYIGLFLRYHRSRAHLIAVNSPTNSRALSYLSRVKFFDRFNVPEPDTTRDFPSIGRWTSLNDIIELDPDRNTAEDVEAKLRSLVIANSPRLPVGAICEIVVELVDNFVQHAKRGRAVLTAQYYPQTEKLVVALGDWGIGIKQSLAALEKYGDLASRTDAECIVKAFEPLVTSKHEGGMGLYNVREATQAVGGTLRITSGDGFMTIVGDRMLHGNMRSALSGVQIELEFKAKV, encoded by the coding sequence GTGACCAGTCTTGGCTTCTGGACAGTTGGTGAAATCTGCATGCGCGCCAACCCGTACGGGAAATCTCCCACGCTCGACCTGTCCAGAATCGACTTCTTCGAACCGTTTGGGACCGTCTACATAGGATTGTTCCTGAGATACCACCGAAGCCGAGCCCACCTAATAGCCGTGAACTCTCCGACAAATTCTCGCGCCCTCTCTTACCTTTCACGGGTCAAATTCTTTGATCGATTCAACGTCCCGGAACCTGACACCACAAGGGATTTCCCCAGCATTGGTCGCTGGACGTCTCTCAACGACATCATCGAACTCGATCCGGACCGCAACACGGCCGAGGATGTGGAAGCCAAGCTTCGATCCTTGGTCATCGCCAACAGCCCCCGTCTCCCCGTAGGTGCGATCTGTGAAATCGTGGTCGAACTCGTCGATAATTTTGTGCAGCATGCGAAGCGTGGTCGCGCCGTTCTCACGGCTCAGTATTACCCCCAAACGGAAAAACTGGTTGTTGCCTTGGGTGACTGGGGGATAGGGATCAAGCAGAGTCTTGCAGCTCTTGAAAAATATGGCGATCTAGCGAGCAGAACGGATGCCGAATGTATTGTCAAAGCTTTCGAGCCCTTGGTCACGTCCAAGCACGAAGGCGGCATGGGACTCTATAACGTGAGAGAAGCGACCCAGGCCGTAGGCGGCACCCTCCGAATCACATCCGGGGATGGTTTCATGACCATCGTCGGTGATAGAATGCTGCATGGGAATATGAGAAGCGCATTGTCCGGCGTTCAGATTGAGCTTGAATTCAAGGCCAAGGTCTAG
- a CDS encoding DUF4325 domain-containing protein, producing the protein MDQRIWLKVEELAPKTLTRDRAREVIQKVREKVSDLRGKTIVLDLRGSESVSGSFLDELLLRRNDLLSEGLSDLQFASDSAELSSRLLANAQIRQVSLTLLDHDTERTFVPDPKTPRSIPQSFPVGDVANVPRNPFTGD; encoded by the coding sequence ATGGACCAAAGAATCTGGCTGAAAGTTGAAGAGCTTGCTCCGAAAACCCTCACCAGGGACAGGGCGCGTGAGGTGATCCAAAAGGTTCGAGAGAAGGTGTCCGATCTGAGAGGCAAGACTATTGTCCTCGACCTCCGGGGGAGCGAAAGCGTGTCCGGTTCTTTTCTCGACGAGCTTCTTCTGAGGAGAAATGACCTCCTGTCGGAAGGCCTCTCTGATCTTCAATTCGCATCGGATTCGGCGGAGCTATCGTCCCGCTTGCTGGCCAACGCACAAATCCGCCAAGTGAGCCTCACTCTTCTCGACCATGATACGGAGCGAACATTCGTGCCCGATCCGAAGACGCCACGCTCCATCCCGCAGTCTTTCCCAGTCGGTGACGTTGCCAACGTACCACGTAACCCGTTCACGGGTGATTGA